One Myxosarcina sp. GI1 genomic window carries:
- a CDS encoding ZIP family metal transporter, protein MGTIYLGFLASLIAGMGTAVGALPILFTTNLKQQWQGILLGVGGGVMLSATAFSLIVPGTEAALALGYSQQQAASIISIGIVIGGVLLWLLHDNFPHEHFVRGQEGKVTESFQRLWLFVLAITIHNFPEGLAVGVGFGNGDISHGLPLAIGIGLQNMPEGLVVALALKELKYSTSFALGISVLTGLVEPVGGVFGASIVSFGQSSLPWAMAIAAGAMLFVIVGEIIPEIDRESIAREGALGIIGGFVAMMFLDIAFG, encoded by the coding sequence ATGGGAACAATTTATCTGGGTTTTCTAGCTAGCTTAATTGCTGGAATGGGTACGGCAGTTGGCGCTCTACCAATTTTATTCACTACCAATCTCAAACAACAATGGCAAGGAATATTACTAGGAGTAGGTGGTGGAGTAATGCTATCCGCAACAGCCTTTTCATTAATTGTTCCTGGTACCGAAGCGGCACTTGCCCTCGGTTATTCGCAACAACAAGCAGCCTCGATTATTAGTATCGGGATCGTTATCGGCGGGGTACTTTTGTGGTTGCTACACGATAATTTTCCCCACGAACACTTTGTTCGCGGTCAAGAAGGCAAAGTTACTGAAAGTTTTCAACGCCTTTGGTTATTCGTTCTAGCAATTACGATCCACAACTTTCCCGAAGGATTGGCTGTAGGAGTGGGTTTTGGCAATGGAGATATCAGTCATGGACTGCCATTAGCGATCGGAATTGGATTACAAAATATGCCTGAAGGATTGGTAGTTGCTCTAGCCTTAAAAGAATTAAAATATTCGACCTCTTTTGCTTTGGGAATTTCAGTATTGACGGGTTTAGTCGAACCAGTGGGTGGTGTATTTGGTGCGAGTATTGTTAGTTTCGGTCAATCGAGTTTACCTTGGGCAATGGCAATCGCTGCAGGAGCGATGTTATTTGTAATTGTCGGTGAAATCATTCCAGAAATTGACCGCGAAAGTATTGCCCGAGAAGGTGCTTTAGGAATTATTGGCGGGTTTGTCGCCATGATGTTTTTGGATATTGCTTTTGGCTAA
- the dps gene encoding DNA starvation/stationary phase protection protein Dps: MVSTVEKTKLYPSRIDLGEELRLQVTQLLNQTLAATLDLKTQTKQAHWNVKGMDFYQLHELFDEMATELEEYTDMVAERVTALAGTAMGTARIAASESILPEYDLDAVSGVEHVTALADRYAAYAEHLRKAIDTTDEMGDADTADLYTEISRTIDKRLWFLEAHLVK, from the coding sequence ATGGTTTCTACAGTAGAAAAAACCAAACTCTATCCCTCCAGAATCGATCTGGGAGAAGAACTGCGTCTTCAAGTTACTCAACTATTAAATCAAACACTTGCTGCCACTTTAGACTTGAAAACTCAAACCAAACAGGCACACTGGAATGTCAAAGGTATGGACTTTTACCAGCTACACGAACTGTTTGACGAAATGGCAACCGAGCTAGAAGAATACACAGATATGGTAGCTGAAAGAGTAACTGCTCTAGCTGGAACCGCAATGGGAACGGCGCGTATTGCTGCTTCAGAATCAATTTTACCCGAATACGACCTCGATGCAGTTAGCGGTGTCGAACACGTTACTGCTTTGGCCGATCGCTATGCAGCCTATGCCGAACATTTACGTAAAGCGATCGATACTACCGATGAAATGGGCGATGCAGATACTGCCGACTTGTATACGGAGATTTCGCGGACAATTGATAAGCGTCTCTGGTTCTTAGAAGCTCACTTGGTTAAGTAG
- a CDS encoding DUF4090 family protein, with the protein MAETKGADEVDAAIARGVDLNGSPIPSEKLKLYNQVMALEAGRQRSGVTNTMRSRIVRIGAKHISQEELDRMLSDAEFPPLKDKEIAFYYGAK; encoded by the coding sequence ATGGCAGAAACAAAAGGCGCAGATGAAGTAGATGCGGCAATTGCACGTGGCGTAGATCTTAACGGTTCCCCTATTCCTTCCGAAAAACTCAAGCTCTATAACCAAGTAATGGCTTTAGAAGCTGGAAGACAGAGGAGTGGGGTAACTAATACCATGCGATCGCGCATTGTTAGGATTGGTGCCAAGCACATTTCTCAGGAGGAATTAGATCGGATGCTATCTGATGCCGAATTTCCTCCTCTAAAAGACAAAGAAATTGCTTTTTACTATGGGGCGAAGTAA
- a CDS encoding FAD-binding oxidoreductase, whose protein sequence is MKQCEITIIGCGVVGAAIAYELSSIENLQITVIDKNPPATGATKAALGVLMGAISRKTKGRAWRLRETSLNRYQSLIPELEARTGLNIAVNHQGIFKLLFAGDRLDKWQELQALRKSQGWQLELGDRDYVKRQCPHLVNDSIIGAVYSPQDKQINPVRLTQALVAAARQNGVNFCFKVECESFITAKENNLLTCKYLETSAGTIRTDYLIVAAGLGSTTLTASLQQEINIRPVLGQAIKLQLDKYLGREDFQPVITGNDIHIVPLGNSEYWLGATVEFPTEMAEPIADAQMLEELIAGAIAFCPTLTNAKILEAWSGKRPRPEGRSAPVIDKLTGYNNVLLATGHYRNGVLLAPATALEIKQMLNV, encoded by the coding sequence ATGAAACAGTGCGAAATTACGATTATAGGTTGTGGCGTAGTCGGTGCGGCGATCGCCTACGAACTGAGTTCGATTGAAAATCTGCAAATAACGGTAATTGACAAAAATCCACCCGCAACTGGTGCGACCAAAGCGGCTTTGGGAGTGCTTATGGGAGCAATTAGCCGTAAAACCAAAGGGCGGGCATGGCGGTTACGAGAAACTAGTTTAAATAGATATCAGTCTTTAATTCCCGAACTAGAAGCGAGAACGGGGCTAAATATCGCCGTCAATCACCAAGGTATATTCAAGCTCTTATTTGCAGGCGATCGCCTGGATAAGTGGCAGGAGTTACAAGCGTTAAGAAAATCGCAAGGTTGGCAGTTAGAACTCGGCGATCGCGATTATGTAAAGCGACAATGTCCTCATTTAGTTAATGACAGCATTATTGGGGCAGTATACTCTCCTCAAGATAAGCAAATAAACCCCGTTCGACTAACTCAAGCATTGGTTGCAGCAGCAAGGCAAAATGGCGTAAATTTTTGCTTTAAAGTGGAATGTGAAAGTTTTATTACTGCTAAAGAAAATAATTTATTAACTTGTAAGTACCTAGAAACTAGTGCGGGAACAATAAGAACAGACTACTTAATAGTTGCTGCGGGACTTGGTTCGACAACTCTAACAGCTTCTTTACAGCAAGAAATTAATATTCGTCCCGTATTAGGACAGGCAATAAAATTACAGCTAGATAAGTATTTGGGTAGAGAAGACTTTCAGCCCGTTATTACTGGTAACGACATACATATAGTACCGTTAGGCAACAGTGAATACTGGCTCGGTGCGACGGTAGAGTTTCCTACAGAAATGGCAGAACCAATTGCCGATGCTCAAATGCTAGAAGAACTTATAGCTGGCGCGATCGCTTTTTGTCCTACTTTAACCAACGCCAAGATTTTAGAAGCTTGGTCTGGCAAACGTCCGCGTCCTGAAGGCAGATCTGCTCCAGTTATCGACAAATTAACAGGATACAATAACGTATTGCTTGCTACAGGACACTATCGAAACGGGGTATTACTAGCTCCTGCAACGGCTTTAGAAATAAAGCAAATGTTGAATGTATGA
- a CDS encoding ABC transporter substrate-binding protein/permease, with protein MITVLSIGFIQGTTERIAAQSAEKIPTQMQMVTSADYPPYEFRDTASGNEIIGFDIDIANYIADRLGFELEIVDTDFNGIIPALQSGRANFAMAGMTPTEERKKNVDFSEIYYEAKNTIVAKKESKLTKPEDLAGKTVGVQLGSTQEEAAKTMTEEVEGMQTKSLNKTSEIIQEVKAGRVDAAIIEDTIAKGFVAANSDLEFKTIPNTEEAGSAIAFPKDFPFIDDFNRVIQEMKKSGKLESLINKWFGDGKETTTQAEEPANNSILSFARIAPSIPFILKGLGTTLLFTALSALFGFIWGTILSLFKISNIKPLTWLANAYTSVFRGTPLLLQIALVYYATPQLTGYDIPALLAGVITFTLNSGAYISETIRGGILAVDKGQREAALSLGVPYKPMMLDIILPQAIKNILPALVNESIALLKDSALVSTIGVADLLRRAQIVGAEKYIYFEPLLFAGAVYYVMVMFLTWGGYALEQRLQRSS; from the coding sequence TTGATAACAGTGCTATCGATCGGCTTTATCCAGGGAACAACCGAGCGGATTGCAGCACAGTCGGCAGAAAAAATCCCGACACAAATGCAAATGGTTACTTCGGCGGACTATCCTCCCTACGAGTTTAGAGATACCGCCTCTGGTAATGAAATTATTGGCTTTGATATAGATATTGCCAACTATATTGCCGATCGATTGGGGTTTGAGTTAGAGATCGTCGATACAGACTTTAACGGGATTATTCCTGCTTTGCAATCGGGTCGAGCTAACTTTGCGATGGCAGGCATGACCCCAACCGAAGAGCGCAAAAAGAACGTAGACTTTTCAGAAATTTACTACGAGGCTAAAAACACAATTGTTGCAAAAAAAGAAAGCAAACTAACTAAACCCGAAGATTTAGCAGGTAAAACGGTCGGCGTACAGCTTGGTTCTACTCAAGAAGAAGCAGCAAAAACCATGACCGAAGAAGTAGAAGGGATGCAAACTAAGTCCCTAAACAAAACCAGTGAAATCATTCAAGAGGTGAAAGCAGGTCGAGTTGATGCCGCCATTATTGAAGATACCATCGCCAAAGGCTTTGTGGCTGCTAACTCCGATTTAGAATTTAAGACAATTCCTAACACCGAAGAAGCTGGTTCTGCTATTGCCTTTCCTAAAGATTTTCCTTTCATTGATGATTTTAACCGCGTTATCCAAGAGATGAAAAAAAGCGGGAAACTAGAAAGCTTGATTAACAAGTGGTTTGGCGACGGAAAGGAAACGACGACACAAGCAGAAGAACCAGCCAACAATAGTATTTTATCGTTTGCTCGAATTGCACCAAGTATTCCGTTTATTTTAAAAGGTCTGGGAACGACGCTACTATTTACGGCTCTTTCGGCTTTATTTGGATTTATCTGGGGAACGATTCTCTCTTTATTCAAAATTTCTAACATTAAGCCTCTAACTTGGTTGGCTAACGCCTATACGTCTGTGTTTCGCGGTACGCCACTTTTATTACAAATCGCGCTCGTTTACTACGCTACCCCACAGCTAACTGGCTATGATATTCCCGCCCTGCTAGCAGGGGTGATTACATTTACCCTAAATTCAGGTGCTTATATTTCTGAGACGATTCGCGGTGGTATCCTTGCTGTAGATAAAGGACAGAGAGAAGCCGCGCTATCGCTGGGAGTTCCTTACAAACCAATGATGCTAGATATTATTCTGCCCCAGGCAATAAAAAATATCTTACCAGCACTGGTAAATGAAAGTATTGCTTTACTTAAAGACTCGGCTTTGGTATCTACTATTGGTGTTGCAGATCTATTGCGTCGCGCTCAGATTGTAGGAGCAGAAAAGTATATATATTTTGAACCGCTACTATTTGCTGGAGCGGTTTATTACGTGATGGTTATGTTCTTAACCTGGGGGGGGTATGCACTCGAACAAAGATTACAAAGAAGCAGTTAG
- the hemL gene encoding glutamate-1-semialdehyde 2,1-aminomutase codes for MVSTASFKTAKSEQIFTAAQKLMPGGVSSPVRAFKSVGGQPIVFDRVKGAYIWDVDGNKYIDYVGTWGPAICGHAHPEVIQALHEALENGTSFGAPSVLENVLAEMVINAVPSIDIVRFVNSGTEACMSVLRLMRAFTGRDKIVKFEGCYHGHADMFLVKAGSGVATLGLPDSPGVPKSATNNTLTAPYNDLEAVKKLFEEHADEIAGVILEPVVGNSGFVTPDGGFLEGLREITQEHGALLVFDEVMTGFRIAYGGAQEKFGVTPDLTTLGKVIGGGLPVGAYGGRADIMSMVAPAGPMYQAGTLSGNPLAMTAGIKTLELLQKPGTYEQLDRITKKLSQGLLDAAREAGHQVTGGSISAMFGMFFTGDEVHNYDDAKKSDMKKFASFHRGMLEKGIYLAPSQFEAGFTSLAHTEEDIDQTIAAAKEVLGNL; via the coding sequence TTGGTTAGTACGGCTTCATTTAAAACTGCTAAATCCGAACAAATTTTTACTGCCGCGCAAAAATTAATGCCTGGTGGCGTTAGTTCCCCCGTTCGTGCCTTTAAATCTGTAGGCGGACAGCCCATAGTGTTCGATCGCGTTAAAGGTGCTTATATTTGGGACGTAGACGGTAATAAATATATTGATTATGTGGGAACTTGGGGACCTGCTATTTGCGGTCACGCCCATCCTGAAGTAATTCAAGCCCTCCACGAAGCTTTGGAAAACGGCACTAGTTTTGGCGCGCCTTCAGTGTTAGAAAACGTTTTGGCTGAAATGGTTATTAATGCCGTTCCCAGTATTGACATCGTGCGCTTTGTTAATTCAGGTACCGAAGCCTGTATGTCTGTACTGCGTTTGATGCGAGCTTTTACTGGCAGAGACAAAATTGTCAAATTTGAAGGCTGCTATCACGGTCACGCCGATATGTTTTTAGTCAAAGCTGGTTCTGGTGTAGCAACGTTAGGACTGCCCGATTCTCCTGGCGTACCAAAATCGGCTACTAACAACACTCTAACTGCTCCCTATAATGACCTGGAAGCGGTTAAAAAGTTATTTGAAGAACATGCCGATGAGATTGCGGGAGTAATTTTAGAACCTGTAGTAGGTAACTCAGGCTTTGTAACTCCAGATGGAGGTTTTTTAGAAGGCTTGCGAGAAATTACTCAAGAACACGGTGCTTTATTGGTTTTCGATGAAGTAATGACTGGTTTTCGCATTGCCTATGGTGGTGCCCAAGAAAAATTTGGTGTAACTCCCGACCTAACTACTTTAGGAAAAGTTATTGGCGGTGGTTTGCCCGTCGGTGCTTATGGCGGACGTGCCGACATTATGTCGATGGTGGCACCAGCAGGACCAATGTATCAAGCAGGAACTCTTTCTGGTAATCCTCTGGCAATGACAGCAGGCATTAAAACTTTAGAATTACTCCAGAAGCCTGGAACTTACGAACAGCTAGACCGCATTACTAAAAAACTATCTCAAGGTTTACTCGACGCAGCCAGAGAAGCAGGTCATCAAGTAACTGGCGGCAGCATTAGCGCGATGTTTGGTATGTTCTTTACTGGCGATGAAGTTCACAACTACGATGATGCCAAAAAATCGGATATGAAAAAATTTGCCAGCTTCCATCGCGGAATGTTGGAAAAAGGTATCTATCTCGCTCCTTCGCAATTTGAAGCTGGATTTACTTCTCTAGCTCATACAGAAGAAGACATAGACCAAACTATAGCAGCAGCAAAAGAAGTTCTTGGCAATCTTTAA
- a CDS encoding type II toxin-antitoxin system HicB family antitoxin: protein MIRKYSIFIQWCEKDNCFVVTFPEWGELCHTYGDTYEEALKNAREVLEMMIQSSVAEGMPLPKIKTFNKTSVESLV, encoded by the coding sequence ATGATTCGTAAATATAGCATATTTATTCAATGGTGTGAAAAAGATAATTGTTTTGTGGTAACATTTCCCGAATGGGGCGAACTTTGCCACACTTATGGCGATACCTATGAAGAAGCACTGAAAAATGCTAGAGAAGTTTTAGAAATGATGATTCAATCATCTGTAGCAGAAGGAATGCCTCTACCAAAAATAAAAACCTTTAATAAGACGAGCGTGGAGAGTCTGGTTTAA
- a CDS encoding peroxiredoxin gives MRDLVPNVVFKTRVRDESVEGPNPYRWQDLTTEDIFKGKKIVLFALPGAFTPTCSSTHLPKYEELYDEIKAQGVDEVICLSVNDAFVMFQWGKAQGAEKVFLLPDGSGEFTRKMGMLVNKDNLGFGLRSWRYSMLVDDMKIKQMFIEPDFGDNCPTDPFEVSDADTMLQYLKGEGK, from the coding sequence ATGAGAGATTTAGTACCAAACGTAGTCTTTAAAACTAGAGTCCGCGACGAATCTGTAGAAGGACCGAATCCCTATCGCTGGCAAGATTTAACCACAGAAGATATCTTCAAAGGCAAAAAAATAGTTTTATTTGCCCTCCCTGGTGCTTTTACTCCAACCTGTTCTTCTACTCATTTGCCTAAATACGAAGAACTATACGACGAAATTAAAGCTCAAGGTGTAGACGAAGTCATCTGTCTTTCGGTCAATGATGCTTTTGTTATGTTCCAGTGGGGCAAAGCTCAAGGAGCCGAAAAAGTTTTTCTACTTCCCGATGGTAGTGGTGAGTTTACTCGCAAAATGGGGATGCTAGTCAACAAAGACAATCTTGGTTTTGGGTTGCGTTCCTGGCGTTACTCGATGTTAGTAGACGACATGAAAATTAAGCAGATGTTTATCGAACCAGATTTTGGCGATAACTGTCCTACCGATCCTTTTGAAGTTTCCGATGCCGACACTATGCTGCAATACTTAAAAGGAGAAGGAAAATAA
- the gor gene encoding glutathione-disulfide reductase encodes MSYDFDLFVIGAGSGGIATARRAAQYGAKVGIAEYDRLGGTCVNRGCVPKKLMVYAAHFSDYFNESQGYGWSVGETSFNWEKMITAVNNEVNRLNGIYQRMLDNSNVKVFESRGKFVDSHTIAIGDEKVTADKILIAVGGHPVKPDTIPGIDRAITSDDIFHLKEQPKRMVIIGGGYIGVEFACILNGMGTEVTQVIRSDKILRGFDDDLRSEIQEAMQRHGIRILTNKPKIALEEGEDGINLKIHGEKEETIATDVVSLAATGRIPNIADLGLENTQVEVVNGAVAIDAYNQTAEKHIYAVGDCTDRINLTPVAIQEGRAFADTHFGGQSRQMSYENIPTAVFSDPEAATVGLTEAEARDKYGDAIKIYRSKFRPMYYTIPNIQEKTLMKLIVDTNTDKVLGAHMVGDGAAEIIQGVAIAVKMGATKANFDATVGIHPSSAEEFVTMR; translated from the coding sequence ATGAGTTATGATTTCGATTTATTTGTTATTGGTGCGGGCTCTGGAGGTATAGCTACTGCCAGACGTGCCGCTCAATATGGAGCTAAAGTAGGAATTGCCGAATACGATCGCCTTGGTGGAACTTGTGTCAATCGTGGTTGCGTTCCCAAAAAGTTAATGGTCTATGCCGCTCATTTTAGCGATTACTTTAATGAATCCCAGGGCTATGGCTGGAGTGTAGGTGAAACCAGCTTTAACTGGGAAAAAATGATAACGGCAGTAAATAATGAGGTAAATAGACTCAACGGCATTTATCAGCGGATGTTAGATAATTCTAATGTCAAAGTGTTTGAGAGTCGCGGTAAATTTGTCGATTCTCATACCATTGCGATCGGCGATGAAAAAGTCACTGCCGATAAGATTTTAATTGCCGTTGGCGGTCATCCTGTCAAACCCGACACCATTCCTGGTATCGATCGCGCCATTACTTCTGACGATATTTTTCACCTTAAAGAACAGCCTAAGCGTATGGTGATTATCGGCGGTGGCTATATTGGGGTAGAGTTTGCCTGCATACTTAACGGCATGGGAACCGAAGTAACCCAAGTTATTCGCAGCGATAAAATTCTTAGAGGTTTTGATGACGATTTGCGCTCGGAAATTCAGGAGGCGATGCAGAGACACGGCATTCGCATTTTAACTAATAAACCCAAAATTGCCCTTGAAGAGGGCGAAGACGGAATTAACCTCAAAATACATGGCGAAAAAGAAGAAACTATAGCTACTGATGTAGTAAGTCTTGCCGCAACGGGTCGCATACCTAACATCGCTGACTTAGGATTAGAAAATACCCAGGTAGAAGTAGTCAATGGTGCAGTGGCGATCGATGCTTACAATCAAACCGCAGAAAAACATATTTATGCAGTAGGGGACTGTACAGATCGCATCAATCTTACACCTGTAGCTATTCAGGAAGGTAGAGCTTTTGCCGATACGCATTTTGGTGGACAATCTCGCCAGATGTCTTATGAAAATATTCCTACTGCCGTATTCTCCGATCCAGAAGCAGCGACAGTTGGTTTGACTGAAGCCGAAGCAAGAGATAAATATGGCGATGCGATTAAAATCTATCGCAGTAAGTTTCGTCCGATGTATTACACTATTCCCAACATTCAGGAAAAAACTTTGATGAAATTAATTGTCGATACCAACACCGATAAAGTATTGGGAGCGCACATGGTAGGAGATGGTGCGGCAGAAATCATTCAGGGTGTAGCGATCGCCGTTAAAATGGGAGCAACTAAAGCTAATTTTGATGCTACTGTAGGTATTCATCCTAGTTCGGCAGAGGAATTTGTAACGATGCGTTAA
- a CDS encoding alpha-amylase, whose protein sequence is MSEFNGVMMQYFHWYIEPNGKLWNELAENANDLAKAGITSVWLPPAYKGVGGDCEVGYGVYDMFDLGEFDQKGTIRTKYGTKEEYINAIATAREAGIRVYADVVLNHKMGADKEEEAEATPVSPDNRHQPIGDMQKVKVWTHFTFPGRQGKYSSLEWHWWHFDAVDYNAYDGDADAIYLFKDKQFDDQVDLENGSFAYLMGCDLDMEHPEVRDELKYWGEWYVDTTKVDGFRFDAVKHVKAGFFPEWLNHVRRHAGKSLFAVGEYWSSHIEALHHFIDVTGGDVALFDAPLHYNFSEASKAGSDYDLRQIFDDTLVAQQPALAVTLVENHDSQPLQLLESVVEGWFKPLAYALILLREGGYPCIFYADYYGAHYKDTGNDGEEHEVWMDSHKWLIDKFLEARKEYAFGEQYDYFDHANCIGWTRLGSEEHPGGMAVVLSNGEDGSKWMEVCQPNQTYIDLTEHISEPVTTNDEGWAEFRCLAGSVSVWVVKS, encoded by the coding sequence ATGTCTGAATTTAATGGTGTGATGATGCAGTACTTCCACTGGTACATCGAACCTAACGGTAAGCTGTGGAATGAATTAGCAGAAAATGCTAACGATTTGGCTAAAGCTGGAATCACTTCTGTCTGGTTGCCACCTGCATATAAAGGTGTTGGTGGCGATTGCGAAGTTGGTTATGGCGTGTATGATATGTTCGATCTGGGAGAATTCGATCAAAAAGGTACGATAAGAACTAAATACGGTACCAAAGAAGAATACATTAATGCGATCGCCACAGCTAGAGAAGCAGGCATTAGAGTCTATGCCGATGTAGTCTTAAATCATAAAATGGGTGCGGACAAAGAAGAAGAAGCTGAAGCCACTCCCGTTAGTCCCGACAACCGCCATCAGCCAATTGGCGATATGCAAAAAGTAAAGGTATGGACTCACTTCACTTTCCCAGGAAGACAGGGTAAATACTCTAGTTTAGAGTGGCATTGGTGGCATTTCGATGCGGTTGACTACAATGCCTATGATGGAGATGCCGACGCAATTTATTTATTTAAAGATAAACAATTTGACGACCAGGTAGATTTAGAAAACGGTTCTTTTGCTTACTTGATGGGTTGCGATCTCGACATGGAACATCCCGAAGTAAGAGACGAACTAAAATACTGGGGTGAATGGTATGTAGATACTACCAAGGTTGACGGTTTTCGTTTTGATGCTGTCAAACACGTCAAGGCAGGATTTTTCCCCGAATGGTTGAATCACGTACGCCGCCATGCTGGGAAGTCTTTATTTGCCGTAGGAGAATACTGGTCTAGTCATATCGAAGCTTTACATCATTTTATTGATGTAACTGGTGGAGACGTAGCTTTATTCGATGCACCTTTACACTATAACTTTAGCGAAGCAAGTAAAGCTGGTAGCGATTACGATCTACGTCAAATATTCGACGATACCTTAGTAGCCCAACAGCCCGCACTTGCGGTTACTTTGGTAGAAAATCATGACTCTCAACCCCTACAATTGTTAGAATCTGTAGTAGAAGGCTGGTTTAAACCCTTAGCTTACGCTCTAATTTTATTAAGAGAAGGTGGTTATCCCTGTATTTTCTATGCAGACTACTACGGCGCACATTATAAAGATACTGGTAATGATGGAGAAGAACACGAAGTCTGGATGGATAGTCACAAATGGTTAATTGACAAGTTTCTCGAAGCCAGAAAAGAATATGCTTTTGGCGAACAGTATGATTATTTCGACCATGCCAACTGTATCGGCTGGACTAGATTGGGCAGTGAGGAACATCCAGGCGGAATGGCAGTAGTTTTAAGTAATGGCGAAGACGGTAGTAAATGGATGGAAGTTTGTCAGCCGAATCAAACCTATATCGATCTTACCGAACATATTTCCGAACCAGTGACTACTAACGACGAAGGTTGGGCTGAGTTTCGTTGCTTGGCAGGTTCGGTATCGGTTTGGGTTGTAAAGTCATAG
- a CDS encoding amino acid ABC transporter ATP-binding protein, producing MHSNKDYKEAVRVENLSKSFGNLQVLHEISTKVGKGEVVAIIGPSGSGKSTFLRCLNLLETPTSGKIYIEGTDITKAKTDILKLRQKVGMVFQHFNLFPHMTVLENVTYAPIKVKNVIAEKAREKAIELLTQVGLPEKADTYPAKLSGGQKQRVAIARALAMEPEVMLFDEPTSALDPETVKEVLEAMQNLAKTGITMAVVTHEMGFAREVANRILFLDKGRLAEDSPPDKFFTNPECDRACQFLEKML from the coding sequence ATGCACTCGAACAAAGATTACAAAGAAGCAGTTAGAGTCGAAAATTTATCCAAATCCTTTGGCAATTTGCAAGTTCTTCATGAGATATCTACTAAAGTTGGCAAAGGAGAAGTGGTTGCTATCATCGGTCCTTCGGGTTCGGGAAAGTCAACATTTTTACGCTGCCTAAATTTATTAGAAACTCCAACATCTGGAAAGATTTATATTGAGGGAACGGATATTACGAAAGCTAAAACCGACATACTAAAATTGCGGCAAAAGGTGGGAATGGTATTTCAACATTTCAACTTGTTTCCCCACATGACAGTTTTAGAAAATGTAACTTATGCACCAATTAAAGTTAAAAATGTCATTGCAGAAAAGGCACGAGAAAAGGCAATAGAATTGCTAACACAGGTAGGGCTGCCAGAGAAGGCAGATACTTATCCAGCAAAGCTATCGGGAGGACAAAAACAGCGAGTGGCGATCGCCCGTGCCCTAGCAATGGAACCAGAGGTGATGTTGTTTGACGAACCTACTTCTGCTCTCGACCCAGAAACGGTTAAAGAAGTGCTTGAGGCAATGCAAAATTTAGCCAAAACTGGAATCACAATGGCAGTTGTAACTCATGAAATGGGCTTTGCGCGGGAAGTAGCTAATCGTATTTTATTTCTCGATAAAGGGCGACTGGCAGAGGATTCACCGCCTGACAAGTTTTTTACTAATCCAGAATGCGATCGCGCCTGTCAGTTTCTTGAAAAAATGCTTTAA